CCAGACTGTCAAAAAGACGACAACGACACGCGGCTGGTGGTACCAAAGTCACCAGAGACTGAGGAGACCCGCTTGATGAACTCTGAAGTCGAGGGACTATCCCTCAACGGAAAGAGCTTGGCATGCGCCAGACAAGAAGTCCTGCGTTTCTTCACAGGAGGCCGGATGCGAGGGTACCACAAAGTGAGGTATGCCATGCGAGATTGGCTCTTTAGTAGGCAGCGTTGCTGGGGCGAACCAATGCCCCTGGTTCGCTCCACGAAGAACGATGGGCCACAGTCTGTCTTTCCGGTGGACGAAGCAGACTTGCCAGTTCTGCTGCCTGACGAACTTCCCCTCAAGGGACAGCGGGCCGAATCGAAAGCGGAACCACGCGAGCGAACACACAGTTCTAACGCAGGCGCAAATGAAACTAGAAATTCGCTTCGCAACCAGCCTACGTCTCCGGtgcccgccgcggaagatGAAGGAACCCCGGCAGCTACCTTGGCCCCGCTGTACGCCCTGCCTCAGTGGTGGAATGCCACGCTCGCGCTGAGGGAAGTGGGCGGCATGCAAATGGCAAGTACTCTCAGAAATGCTGGGGAGGACAAACCGGGACTAACGAAGCATTCAGAAAGTGACCTGGAAGTTGATCCCCTGCCGGCGCGTGCATgccagagagagacgtcCACCATGCCTCAGTGGGCGGGAAGTTCGTGGTACTTCCTCCGTTTCCTTGACCCACAGAATACTCGCGAGCCCTTTGCGCGGCGACTGGCCAACTTTTGGATGCCCGTGGACATGTACATAGGCGGAAAGGAGCATGCGGTTACGCATCTGCTCTACGCAAGGTGAGCAGGTTAATCTGGAGAATTCAGCTACATGCCGTGCAGCTTGTAGCGTCAGCTAGCACATGATTCGGCGCCTAGTTGCATTTCGTTGGCACGATTAGACCTGGCTCAGGTCTGTGCGAAATCGGATGTCGGCTAGTGGATAATGGCTCACTGGGGAACTGCGCAGGCAAGCTGGATGCTATAGACCGGTAAAAGAGTGGGTGTACGCTGCGGACGCACACACTGTGTGAGTGCGTGTGCAGGACGGTGATGTGCCACGTTCCGATTGCTTATCAGTCCTGCTCCGCGCAGCCCCTGAGTACCGGAACGGTACTGCATCAGAACGCTTGTTGCACGCACTGTCATTTTTTCACAGGTTTTGGCACAAAGTGCTGCATGACCTTGGCTTGGTGGACTCCGACGAGCCATTCCGTCGGCTGGTCACCCCGGGTATCATTCTTGGAACGCCCCAGTACTTTGTGTTTAAACGGCAAGACACTGGGGATGCAGTCTCGTCGGAGACAGTTGATTTGATAGAGACCAATACCGCCCGCGAGAAACGTTACCGTGGCGGCGTGCAAGTGCcgggcagcagccgcatTGGGGTGGGCAGCGCATTTCAGTCGCCTCCCCATGCTCAAGACTCGCTGACGGAGAAGGCTGTGGGCATTCACAGACCTTCTGGCCAGCATGTCTATGCCGCTGAAGTGCCGGCAAGCAGGGTGGCAGTGACACCGACGGGTGTTGCTGTCCTCAGGGATAATACGGATGTGAAGCTGTGCCGTCGGCATGAGAAGATGTCAAAATCGAGGGGAAACGTCGTGTCGCCTGACGACATTATTGACGTCCACGGAGCTGACGCACTGCGCCTTTACCTGTTGTTCATGGGTCCGCTTGAATCGCGAAAGATATGGAACACATCGGGAGTCGTGGGGGCCGCGCGATTCCTCAACCGTGTGTGGCACTTATTTGTTCTGCCCGGTGGCGAGGGGTCTTTCGAGAAGGAGGGaccgcttcgcgcgccgtgTGCGACGCCTGCTACGGCGGGATCAGTGATGGGAGAGTATCACACAGGCACGCCGAAGAAGCTAAAACTGCTCAATGCGGCACCGTCTGCCTTCGAGCGCACGCTCCTGACACCATTGATTCGTCGTGTCACTACAGATATTGAGCGGATGTCAATGAATACTGCTATTGCAGCTCTTATGGCCGCTGTTCGAAAACTGGCAGTGTGGACCGCGAGTGGGAATACTGTGTCCGTACGTGCAGCTATTGATTTGATCAGGCTGCTCCATCCGTTTGCTCCTTTTATAACGGAAGAACTGTGGCACATGATTTGTGCGACATTTCCAGACGCATGTGCGACCCCCTCCCGTTCATCACTTCTCGCATCAGCGATATGGCCTGTAATCGGTCGCGAGGCGGGGCATATTTCTTCCCGAAGTGACGGTGCTGTCGAAGATGAGACGGGGACGAAATCGGTCGTGTTTTCGGTTCACGTTGACGGAAAGCTACAGGGCACTGTTCATGTGCCTCCTACGGCAgctgacgacgaggagaaagtGACCGCGTTAGCAAGGCGTTTCCTCTCAGTGACAGGGTGGGGAGCGCGAAAGCCGGAGGCCGGTCGATTCGCCAGGATTGTGTTTATACCATCAAGACATATCATAAACTTCGTAACTTAGAAGGGGGAAGCCGTAGTGGGAAGCGTGTCGGTGCTCCTTCGGGCGAGGGAAAACGCTGCTTTTTCTGAGGTAACGTCAGACGCATCTCGGGTTCATTAAAAATTTTGAGTGCGCTTAAGACGGCAACAGCTCGATAGAGCACCTGCTCCTTCATCGGCAAACAGCAGCGCCACGTGCACGCGCGGTACCGAAATGAACAACGGTAGGTAGGTTTCATTGGCCAGACGATGGGGAGAACGGGACAGCATAACACTTGTTGTGCTCGACAAATTGAAGCGCAAAAGGGAACAACAACTTCGAAGCGTTGCACTAGCACATACGAAATGTCGCATTCCGGCTCTTTTTTCTTACTAGCCCGGGGAAACGCACGTGTCATTTGTGAGTTCAGAACCCCCTCCCTCGATGCAAGGGACGCTGCGACAGGGATGCTCTTGATTTTGAATCACTAGAACATTGCAGAACCTGATGACAACTTACATCTCGAAGAACACTAGCACGGGGAAGACATTATTACAACCATTGCGGTCGCTTGCCTGTCCATGCTCTGGGCTGTGGCAGGATTCATTCGGGACTTCTCCCTTCTGCGGGGAAAAAGAGCCCTGCTACGACGGCACGATTCCATAAGTGTATGTGTTAGCTGTCGCTTTTAGTTTCAATTCCCGCCTCTTACAACCATGCCGCCATTGCGAGGGAAAGCTTGTATGGGTTAGGAAAGATGAGTCAGAGCGTTACCATGAAGTTGTGGAAGGCTACGACATAACTTTCCCATGAGAAGGCGGGAGTGGGGAAGCGACAGTACGCCGACGGCACGCGTTCTTTTAGTCGTGTATCACGTTCATCCCTCGGGTGTGGTGTGCATCTTGTCAATACTGCCCTCATGTGAACATATCCATTGTCTATATTTGGCAGCCAACCTCTCGCTTTCGATTTGCAATATGCTAGCATTGCTGCGATGAACTTTCCCGGACTCTTTTTCCAGTCCGTGATAATTTGTGCCAATGTCACTTTGCTCAAAGTTGTTAAAACGAATTAGGCATGTCAGTTTGTGTATAAGTGAAAAGAGGATGGGCGTATCCTAAAAAGTACTCTGAACGGAGCCTGATTCATAGTTTATTTCGGAAACAATCCTACAGTAGACTCCAAGGTCCTACCTGCGGATGGACCGACGAGGAAAGAACTAGCTGATAAATTGACTCACAAGGTTTGCTCGTTGTTAATGTATGTCATTTTGTGCTATGTTGCTTTGATTCCGGCTGTTCAAAGATTATTGACGCCCCGAGTTACCGCTTGCTCACACTGTGCTCCATTTCTGTTCTGTGAGTTCGTGCCACGTATTGTTCTGTCACTGCGATAGCCTCGCTAGGCGCACATGAAAACAATCCTTGGCATTGGCGCCGTGTACCACGGAGCTGGTTAAAAACTCTTACTGCTGCGGAATTCAACTTCATGACTACACGTACAAGGGGCCTGCGTACAGGGCGAGTTATGACCACACGTCCAGGAGCGGTGTACAACGTTCATTCTCCACGTAGCTCTTTTTCGACAAGGTAGTTCTCTACAGTTTCCTCTCTGATCTGCTAGAACTATTCTCTTCCCCACTATGGCGGTCTCAAGTTTGGCATATGCATACGGCGGGACATTCGCATCCCGCTTTGCGGCAGAAGCTTTTTCATCCTTCCCTATCCATGGGATTCAGCGACCTGAGGAAAGCAGTCCGGCAGATGAGGTTACTGCACCTGGTGACACAGCAAAGTCCAGCAGCACCGGCAGGCCGAAGGAACGAAGGACGCTGTGGATGGGCGACTTAGATCGAGCTGAGCTCCCAGTGGATGAAACATACGTAAGGAATGACATGTTTCTCGAATTTAATGCGTTCATCACTCACGTCCGAGTCTGCCGCGACAAGATAACGAGGCTGCCGTCATTCGGCTTTGTTGAGTTTGCAACCGAGAAGCATGCCCAGTATGTTTTAGAGCATATGAACGGCCGCTTCGTTCCCGGCAGATGCCACAAATACAAGCTGAACTGGGCGAATTTTAATCTGACCGAGAAACCGGAGACGCGGGCAACTTTCTCGCGGCCTCCCGAACTCAATCGGGAATCGGGGGAGAATGCCAACAGGGTTCCCGACCCAGCCGGTACGTATGAACACACACACGAAAGCAAGACAAGGGTATGGAGTGGAACGAGGAGGGCCGAGCGGGATTACAGTGTGTAGCGTTTTTAAATGGTTCCGATATGCATGCTGTATATTCGCAGGGACGCGTTCTGTGCGACGTACGCTACTCTAATGTCGGGTAGCGATCTTCATAGACAGCTATAAGGACGGCTACTTATTCATATTAGCAACGAAGTTCttggcagcggcgcgccacggcgcccgccgcagtaGTGCACTCCATGATAACACACATTCTCTTTAGTCTGTGGTAATCGAGGAATCTGATATCTGCATTTTCAGCCCACTTACCAGATCGGAGCAGACCTGAAACTGTGGGCACCCTTCCGTTGTTCTCGTGCCGGACCGTTTGCTTGTGTGTGATTGAAGGCAGGAGGCTCAGTGACGTTTGTCGCCAGCCTCAGGGAAGCCCACCACCAGACAGCACGTCTGTGTGGGTCGGGAGTTTAGATCCCGCCACGACACGCGAGGAGATTGAAGACCTCTTTCAGCAGCATTATAACACAGTCTGCTTCGTGAAACTTATCATGGATCCTAACACAGGTATGTTGTATCCATGTATAATTAGGCAGGTAGCAGCTCTCTGGCTGTACCTCCTCACATTTATGAACAGGCGAGTCCTCTGGGTGCGTTACGCCAAGTAGAAGCATCCTGTCAGCAGCCGTCGGGGGttctttttctgtctctcgttCGGAACGGCGAAAACGAAGCAACTTACGGCTGCTCGTTCCCGGACATGTGCCAAGGACGACCTGGCCAAAAGAAAGCAGCAGAGCCACTGTGGCATGAGCTCAGTAGAGACTGGAGCACACCCTCCCACCATATGGCCGCACATGGAATGCGCCTCATGTCGCGAGCAGGTTGAATTATGCAGAGGCACGAGCTctttgtcttcttctgcttgaCCGCCGGGCGTGTTCTCCTCAGGTACTGGCCGTGGATTTGGTTTCGTGCACTTCCGCGATCCCGAGGAAGCAGAACGAGCATTAGGAGAAATGAACGGGGCCATatgccgcgggcgtcgaATTCGTGTCAATCGATCAAACAACAGTAGAGCCTCTTCTGCCCAAGGCGCAGCCCAGGATCCCTCCTTTCAGTCCGCCATGGCGAAGCTGTATGCTGCTACAGCTTATCAGGCGCAGAAAATAGCTCAAGATTACTGTGGCGGTTTTGTGCCAacaaagagaaaacgcggagTTCTGGCTGGAGGGACAACCGCAAAAGTTGTGGTCAGGGGCTTGGACCCAGTGTGCTCCGAGGAAGAAATCGAAAGGCATTTGTCCCATTTTGGCGAGATCATTCAGACGAAAGCCGTGCCTGGAGGGAAAGCGTATGTGACTTTTGCGGAGCCGCAAGCGGCAGACAATGCCGTCACGTATCTGAGTGGGTGCTTCATCGGGGCCAATCGGGTAGGATTGGAACATGCTGACTCGCAACCACCGGAGAACTTTGGAGCTGGCGGTGAGGGAACaagcgccgacggcgggtACTACTGGCCTCAATCTGCAGTGAATGTGAACACACCTGCGACCGGAAACATCGGCTAAGCGGCTTGTGGCTACGGCACAACCAATATGTTCCTCGGTGGAACAGCCGGATGGGGAACCGCAGACTGCAACAGCTATGTTGCGGGGCTCGAGGCCTGGGGAGAAACACCTGCGTCAACAGTCGCCCAACAGTACTACAACACGGGGACTCTGGTCGGCGCCATGGGATGCCAGGGCGATTCTCTGGGATGTGTGAGGGCTTCAGGAGAGCCTGGCCCTGTTATGAGAGCTCCAGGACAATTAGTACCAGGTGGTCTTTCCTCGGATCCGACTTCGGACATAGCTTGTGCTGCGCAGGAAGCCGCCGAGAAAGGGCGGCGCGAACATGCCAAACGAAAAGGCTTGATTGCTGCGTCGGACGCCGAGCTCTCAGGTGGGATTTTCCATGACGTTGATCCAGCCATGGTTCCTGCAGACATGCTTCCGGTGCCGATGATGGCTGACCAGGCTATTCTCACGAAAGGCACCCTCGAGAGACACACATTCCTCGCCATTGGACCTCTAGCCGGATGCACGCTGAGGCTGCGCGGTCCCGGTGACGATGACGGCTTTATCGACGTAGAAGACGAAGTGGAAGGGTGCGAGGCGCTGATGCAGACGGACCAAGAGAGGCTTGTTGCCGCTAAGCAGAAAGCTAAAGCCCAGCTGCACGAGGAAGACCAGGAAATGCTATACTTCACACCTTATGTCGGCAACCTGCCCATCTAAATCATTAGATGGCACGCTAGACAAACGTGCGTAGTAGAGACAACCTGGGGTGAAACAAGTCTACAGAGGCGACGGTCGCACGACTCGCCTTTGTGACCCAGCCAGCCATCAAAGAAGGAGAATGCGTCAGGGTCGCATTCACCACTCATCTATCTGCGTGCAGTCAACATGCTATGGCTTCACAGCTGACGACTTTTGTCACGAATCACGTCAATGTTGCTTGATCTTTGATTCCAGATGGAAAACCACATATTTGCTCGCGATTCCGACGGTTTCGCTTGCAACGCAAGTTTTCTACAAAATCTGGGGGACACGTATTGTTAGCTGA
This DNA window, taken from Besnoitia besnoiti strain Bb-Ger1 chromosome III, whole genome shotgun sequence, encodes the following:
- a CDS encoding RNA recognition motif-containing protein (encoded by transcript BESB_049620) yields the protein MFLGGTAGWGTADCNSYVAGLEAWGETPASTVAQQYYNTGTLVGAMGCQGDSLGCVRASGEPGPVMRAPGQLVPGGLSSDPTSDIACAAQEAAEKGRREHAKRKGLIAASDAELSGGIFHDVDPAMVPADMLPVPMMADQAILTKGTLERHTFLAIGPLAGCTLRLRGPGDDDGFIDVEDEVEGCEALMQTDQERLVAAKQKAKAQLHEEDQEMLYFTPYVGNLPI
- a CDS encoding RNA recognition motif-containing protein (encoded by transcript BESB_049610); the protein is MAVSSLAYAYGGTFASRFAAEAFSSFPIHGIQRPEESSPADEVTAPGDTAKSSSTGRPKERRTLWMGDLDRAELPVDETYVRNDMFLEFNAFITHVRVCRDKITRLPSFGFVEFATEKHAQYVLEHMNGRFVPGRCHKYKLNWANFNLTEKPETRATFSRPPELNRESGENANRVPDPAGRRLSDVCRQPQGSPPPDSTSVWVGSLDPATTREEIEDLFQQHYNTVCFVKLIMDPNTGTGRGFGFVHFRDPEEAERALGEMNGAICRGRRIRVNRSNNSRASSAQGAAQDPSFQSAMAKLYAATAYQAQKIAQDYCGGFVPTKRKRGVLAGGTTAKVVVRGLDPVCSEEEIERHLSHFGEIIQTKAVPGGKAYVTFAEPQAADNAVTYLSGCFIGANRVGLEHADSQPPENFGAGGEGTSADGGYYWPQSAVNVNTPATGNIG